TCCCGGCGGTCGCAGAAAGTGAGTGTACCAACTGTAAACAGTATATCGAATGACAAACATACAGGAACAGAATAGGAAAAAGGGCGGAAGACCGCCTACAGGCAGGGTTCGCAAGCTGTCGAAGTCTGTCACGGTGAAGTTCTCGAAGCCAAGCTACGAGGCTTTGAGACTGAGGGCGAGGAAAGCCAACCGCAAGTTGGCGGAGTACATCCGTGAGTCCACCTTGAACGGCGAGGTGGTCAGCGGACACAACACAGATACGGTTGCCATTGCCAAGAACCTCATCGGTATGGCGAACAACCTCAACCAACTTACCAAGCTGTCGCATCAGAGAGGTTTCCACGAAACCCATGTGTATGTGGTGGACTTGTTGAGAAGATTGAAAGCCATCCTTGGCGAGTATCGCCAAGTAAGTTATAAACCGAAGCCAAGCAGTATGGGCAGAAAGGAGGATGCCACATGATAGGCAAGCTAAAGAAGGGCAGCTCATTTGCTGGTTGCATCCGCTATGTTACAGGCAAGGACGAGGCGAAAATCATCGTCTCGGATGGCGTGTTGCTCGGTACGAATGCCGAGATGACGCAAAGTTTCGAGCTACAAAGGCAACTAAATCCAAGGATTAAGAAGCCTGTTGGGCACATAGCTTTGAGCTTCAAGCCAGAGGACAAGCCACGTTTGACGGATGAATTCATGGCTAAGATAGCCCTTGAATACATGCAGATGATGGGGATAAAAGATACTCAATTCATCATCGTAAGGCATCACAACACGGACAATCCACATTGCCATATAGTATATAACCGCATCAATAACGAGGGCAAACTCATATCAGACAGGAATGATTACAGACGTAATGAGCAAGTTACCAAGGCTCTAAAATCCAAGTATGGACTTAGTTACGGAACGGACAAGAGCAAGACTAACACTCGCAAATTGCGCAATGCGGAGCGTGCCAAATACGAGATTCACAATGCAGTTAAAGGTGCCTTGAATAACTCAGATAGTTGGCAGAAGTTCAAGAGCGAGCTTGCAAAACGAGGTATTCATTTAGAGTTTGTCTATAAGGATAAGGAGCAAACCAAGGTGCAAGGCATCCGTTTCTGCAAGGATGGATATAGCTTCAAGGGTACGCAGATTAGCCGAGACTATAGCTTTGGCAAACTAAATGCGAGATTAGAGGGAACGGAGAACCTTTTATCAGCAAGAGCCAAATCTGCTCAGCAATACGAGCAAGGCAATCACAAGAACAACCAGGAACCATCCATATCGGAGAGCAGTCAAAACCCTTGGGACGGCATTTCTTCCATTGGACTTTTTGCTTCTGCCAACGCTCAGACCTTTGAGTCTTTCCCAGAGGACGAATCAGCCAAGAAGAAAAAGAAGAAACGCAGAAGAGGCTTTAGCCTTTGATGCAAGTTACAAACCAAACAACATCAGAAATATGAAAGAAGAATTATTGGAAGCCATCTACGGCACAGTTGAGAGATTGGAGCAGAAAGTCGATGAACTTTCTGCTTCCACAAAGAACGCAGGAGCGGAAACCGTTCCTGCAAATAATGACATAACCAAGTTGGATAAGTCAATCAATGCGATGTTTATCAAAGAAGAGGAAGTCAGAGGTAAAATATCCAAATTAAGAGATGCCATTATCGTTTTTGCTGACCTTATTAAGGTTGAACTTGGCAAAAATGAGCAGCGAAGCAAGTTCTTGGTTGATGAAGTCAAGCAGATGAGACAAGGGAATGATGTTTCCTCGAAGGCATTGCAAGACAAACTTGAAGTGATGAACAATTCACCTCAGAAGAAACTTGTCACCCATCGCTTCGAGCCTACATCAAAGTATGTTCTTCTTTTCATTGGCGGCTTGGCTCTATCTCTTGTCCTCTCCATTTGGGGCAATCTCACCCAATGGCGAGAGCATCAAGATTGGGAGGAGGCAGACTTGAAATATAGGGCATTGAAAATGGTTCTTCCATCTGATGAGCCGAATATTCGCTACATCGAAAAGCATTTCAATGTGCAACGAGATGAAGATGTGATATACAAGCTCAGAACCAGAGTTGATGTTTATGAAGATTCTGTCTATCAACACCATAAAATGGTTGAGGTAGCATCATATAAAGATAGTGTAGCAAGAAACTTATTAATGAATCAAATAGAATAAAGATGCAAGTAAACCGTAAAAAAAAGTAAGTGAAAATGCTATTTTAGCGTTATTATGCAAAGTGTAATCACGTACAACATAGTTTAATGTAGTTTAAATATTCTCTGAAAATTACTTTGTTTCAAAAAGTCTTCATATCTTTGCACTCGGAATACAAAATGAGGCAAATAATTGCAGTTTGCTTTTGTTTTGGTGCAATTGTTCCAATAACCTTTACACAAGGTTGATACAGCCCCGTCTGTTTAAAAGGCGTAACTTCTAAGACACGTAGAATCCTAGGCAATTAACTGATGGTTTAATTTTAAAACTAAAGATTATGATTGTAAGTTTTAAAAATGGAGAAAGAGTGTTCACAATGGAAAACGCAGATTTGCGTTCCATTTGTGGTGGTACTGCGGTAGCAACACAAAGTTTCCCTTGTACAGTTCATGAAAGTGATGGTTCTGTACACACGAAAGTGGTTTCTAGTGTTGAGGAATGTTTAGAATATGGTGGACTTAAGTAATTAAGTAATGTTGAAAGTTCTGAGTTTCGACTCAGAACTTTCTTCTTAATTTTTAAATTTCTTAATATGCTTAGACTTATTTTTATATTTTTGCTTATATTGGCTCATTCTGTTTCGTATGGGAAAAAGTATACATTGTCAGAAACCCCTAATGGGTTATGTCTAAAGCAATGGTTAGGAAAGGATTCTGTCATAGATTTCAACAGCCATAAAGAACTAAAGAAAGTTAAGATTATAGGTGAGATGGCTTTTGAAAAGAACAATCATATAAAAAAAGTTATATTGCCAGCACAATTAAAAATTATAGAGAAGAGGGCTTTTAACACTTGTGAAAAGTTAGAACAGGTAAAGATTCCCCCGTCTGTAACATATATTGGTAATAGTGCATTTAATATGGACAGAAATTTACTTTTAGCTTCCTTACCAGATAGTTTAACAGAAATAGGAGAGTGGGCTTTTTGGGATTGCAATAAAGTCTCTATATCTACCATACCGCAATCTGTCATAAAGATTGGAAGACAAGCATTTACTTGCTGTGAAGGTATCACAACTCTGATTTTCAAAAATAATATGGAAGTCATTAATGATAGATGTTTTTCTGGTTGCAAAAACATAGAAAGAATAGTGTTTCCAAAAAATCTCAAGGTCATCGAGCATTTTGCATTTGCTCGTTGTATAAAACTAAAATGTGTGGATTTTCCCAAAAGTCTTGAAAAAATCAGTCATCAAGCATTTGCCAATTGTTGGGATTTAGAAATAGTGAATTTTTCATCAGCTCCCAATGTTGATTCGACGGCATTCGACAACTGTAAGTATCACTTTGGTAAATAGCAATAAACATTTAAATACAGAAAATCATGGATGTTTTGAAGCATATATTATTTCTTTTAAATATAAAATTTACATGCACATTCTTGCATAAACTTTATATGGAAAATCCTAACAATACTAATTTGTTAGGATTTTCAAATATGCTTAGACTTTATGGCATTGATACACAAGCAGGGAAAATTACCAATACGGAAACTTTTGGAAATGAGATTCTTCCATTTCTCACAAGAATAGATGATGCTTTTGTAGTTGTTGAAAATTGCAAAGAAAACATATATAAGCTATATACAGATGAATATACATATATAGAGAAAGATGCATTCTTTGAGAAGTGGGATGGTACCTTTCTTGCCTTTGAGAAAACACAATATAGTGGTGAACCTCAATATGAAAATCATAGAAAGGAGGAAAGACTGCAAACTCTTTATATAATATTGGGCTATTGTGGCTTATTGGTATTGTGTGCGTTTTCTGTTTTGGCAAATGAGAATATTTTTTCAATTTGCATGAATCTTTTAGGATGTGGAATCGGAGGATTTCTCACATACTGCATTATGGCTCAGCATGTAGGCAAAAACATTGCTAAGAAAATATGCACAAATAGTCATCATTTTGATTGTAATATAGAATATCGGTTGGGTGGTATAATAGACTTGGCTGATATTTGTGCAGCATATTTTGCTACCTTTTTCTCGTTAATAGTATTTTTAAAACTTTCAACATTATTTACAACATTATTTTGGGCATCAGCAATACCTGTTGTTGCCTGGAGTTTGTGGACACAAATCTTCGTGGTGAAGAAATTTTGCCCTATATGCTTATGTTTGCTAACAGATATATTTGTATTAAATGTATTCAATATATGTACTTTAGATTTTGGAAATGTGCATTTTTCGAACTCTGATATTAGGGATGTTATGTGTTGTGTTCTTCTTTTTATTGTATATTTGTCATTTTCGTTAAAATATTCAAAAGATATATTGGGGAAGTGTGTACAAACTGAAAATATTAGAAGAAGTAATAATTATCTAAAAGAACAATATTTATTGATGTTAAATACTTTCCCTCAAAATATAGATTCTATATCACAATGTTTGGATAGTATTAATTGGGGAGAGACAAATGCGCATAAGCATCTTGTTGCTGTATTGAATCCAACATGTGCTCCTTGTGCTTTAGATTTCTTGAACATGTATAATGCTATGGCTTTAAGTAATTCCATCAAAGTACATGTGTTTTTTGCATATTGGACAAAAGAGCAGCATGAAAAATTGGAGCTTTTAGTTTCTGCAATATTACAGAATCCCAATAAGGCAATGTATGTTATTCAAAATTGGTATGAGATTGGAGTTTATGACCAAAAGCTATTTGAGGAAAAATTCTGTGCAAAAAATATAGAACGTAAGTCTATAGACCAACTTATTGATAGGCAAAAAGAATGGTGTGTGAATAATAACATTCACTCCACCCCTTCATTTATGCTTAATGGACACTTCTTGCCAAAAGGATTTAATTTTATGGACATAATAAACTTTTAGATATGAAAATAATAAGACTAACTTCACTTATTTTGTTTTTAGGTATGACACCTACTATAATGGGACAAAACAGTTCAACTTCCGTAGATGAATACGAATGTATATACGAGTATCAAGTAAAGAATGACAAAGGTTCTTCGGATGTAACTTCTACCATTTTGCAAATCGGCAGAAACATAGCCATGTTTTCCGATTACACTGCATTCCGAGCTGACTCTGCCATTGCCTGTAAAGCTCCAGAGACAGACATTCAGAAGTTCAAGACACAAGAAATGAGAAACGATATGTTCTTCGACCAGTCTGTCTCTCAAAATGTGCCAAAGGGTAAGCTGTCTGTTTATAGTGTCATTACGCCTAATTACTACAGCTATGCGGAGAGTGGCACACCGATTGTTTGGAATTTTGACGAGGATACAGACACCATCTGCGGATATACTTGCCAGAAGGCGGTGGGAGAATATGGCGGTAGAACTTGGATGGTTTGGTATTCCACCGAGATACCTGTGTCTTTTGGTCCTTGGAAACTTTGTGGTCTGCCAGGGTTGGTATTGGCGGCAAAGGATTCTGAAGGCATACATCAGTTCAAGGCAATCACTTTCCGCAAGTCGAGCACTCCTATGAACTTGAAACCATACGCCAATGCCATCAAGACCTCAAGGGAACAATTCATCAAGTCGAAGAACAAGTTTGAGCAAAATCCGCTGGTCAACATACCTGCTGAATCCATCAGTGAGATGACTATCGAGAAGTATGAGGATGGTGGACACAGTGCCTTGGTTAATGGTGTGGTGCTGAGAATGCGCCCTAACGGATATGTTCCTCTCGAATTAAAATAGACAAAAGGAGATTTTGGTATATGAGAAGATTTTTGTTTTTGATGATGTTGGCTTGCTTCTGTAACTGCACTTTTGCACAAAGTGTGGTTACAGGAGTTGTGCGTGATACCACAGGCACGAACTTGGAAGGTGTCATCGTTAGAATAAATGCCGACAAGGCAACGCTTGGTTTTGCGAGAACGGCAGAAAATGGCTCTTACAAGATAACTTTCAAGACCGATGCCAAGCAGATAACTATTACAGCCGAAGCCATCGGATATGAGAAAGCCAAGAAGGAAATCAAGAATCTCTCACAAGCGTGTAACTTCAATCTGAAGGAGAAGTCAACAGCCCTCAAGGAAGTTGTCGTAAAAGCCCCTGCCATCTATCAGCGTGGTGATACCTTGTCTTACAACTTAGCCTCATATATCGGAAAGAACGACTATACGCTGAAGGATGCCATGAAGAAACTTCCAGGAATCGAAGTTGGTGACAAAGGTTCCATCAAATATCTGGGCAAGGAGATTTCCAACTTTTATATCAATGGCATGGACTTGTTGGGGGGAAGATATAACATTGCCACAACCAACATACCTGCTTCCTTTGTCAACTCCGTCCAAGTGCTCAACAACCATCAGGCAGTAAAAGCCGACAAGGATGTTTTTTCAGACAACGTTGCTATCAACGTGAATATGAGCAACAAGGCTAAGTTCAAGCCTGTAGGCTCTTATGGCGTTTCGCTCGGTGCTGGCAAGCATACCTTGTATGAAGTGAATGGTGCGGGAATGCTCTTCAAGTCAAACTTCCAAATGTTGGCTTCGCTAAAAGCAGGCAACATCAGTCAGTTCGCATTGAATGAAGGAACGAACCATTTCGATAGCAAGGAAACTGTATCTACAGTGTCAAGTTTGCTGGGAAACATTTCCGCTTCCACTCCTCCCATTGAGGTGGATAGGTATGCCTCACCAACTGACCGCTTGTTGTCGTTCAACATATTGAGGAAGATTAGAAAGGATGTTACCATTAAGGGAAATGTCGGATATAGCTATGCGAAAAGTCAATATGACTATAGCTTGACTAGAAGCTATACCGATGCGGAAAACAATATCGTTATCTCACAAGCATATTCACCTCTGTCATCTGTGCATCGCCCAAGCATTCAGTTGGAATACAAAGACAACTCAGACAAGACTTATCTCGTCAACACTTTGTCGGGCGTTGGCTCTTTCTTGACATCAGAGTTGCCGACAAGGGAAAACGGCACGCTCTTTAACCAGAAGCAGACCATGCGAGAGTTCTTTCTGAACAACAAGTTTTCTACATTATGGCATCACAAGGACTTGCGATGGTCGTTGACGTCGGTTGTCTCATACCAAGGTTCTCCCATGGGAAAGGTAGCTCTTGACAAAGAAACGAAAGATGCTGTTGTACAGAATGCCAATGGGCAAAGTTTCCGCACAGAGAACACACTCTCTCTGTCTAAGAAGCATCGTAATTCACGTATCTATTTGCCGATATTACTGAACTATTACATGGATAAAGTACAGACGACTTTACATCCTATGGATGAAAGCAACGATGTGAGTATGCAAAATCTCAGAGTGGCATTGGCTCCACAATATGAATATTCGCATTTTCAATACAGATATGTCTTACGTTTGGAAGTGCCTGTGCGCATGGACTATATAGCTCACAGAGACCACATGATTGCATCTTCTTCTGGCTCTTGGTATTTTTCTGTTTGCCCAAGTATGTATTGCAACTATAAGCTCACTTCTCGCTCAGTGCTTCGTACCAACATATTCTACGCCCGTACATTCGGAGACATCTTGGATTTCTTGAAATCTCCTGTCCGAATCGATGATACTTCCATGAAGATGGGTTCGGGCATCTTGGCGGATAACAAGAGTTTGAACGCCTCGTTGCATTACGACTATAAGATACCGCTGAAAATGTGGTTCTTCAATGCTGATATTCTGTATAATCAAGAGAGAAGCAACATTCTGGCAAGCCAGGATGCAAGCAATACGCTCGTAACCATGTCGAAGGTATATGCCCCAAACACAGCAAAAAGTCTCATAGGGCAAGTAGGCATTACCAAATTCATAGAGTCCATCAAGACCAAGATTTCCTTGAACGGTGGCTATCAGTGGAGACGGCAAATGACCTTGCAGAATGGTTATCAACAGAAATATACATGGAAAAGCTTGACGTTCTCTCCTTATCTGACATCGCAACCTTGCAAATACGTAGAGTTGGATTACAATGGCATGTTTGCCAAGACTTATCTTTATGCTGCTTATCAAAACGACAGCTATCTGAGCCAACAGCACAAGGTTTCTTTGAAAATCATGCCCTTTGATGGCTTCGTATTTGACACATCTACAGATATTGTAAAAAATGAGTTGACGAAAGATGTGACCAAGACGATGGCTCTATTGGATATGGGCTTGTCTTATCGAAAAAAAGCGGTAAAGGTATCCCTTGACATCAGAAACATTCTGAACCAACATCAATATGGCTACACCATCTACAATTCCGTCAACACTTTCACATATAATTATCAACTGAGGGGAAGGGAGTGTGTCTGCTCGGTAAAACTAACGATATAAAGAATGAATAAAATACATTTCATAAAGCAACACGATGGCATGCAGTGTGGTGCTGCATGTTTGGCAATGATTGTCAATTCATATGGTGTCAAGTGTTCCTTAGAATATGTTTCACAAATGTTACATATAGGGAAAAATGGCGTCTCAATGTTTGCTATTACAGAGGCTGCAAATGAAATTGGTTTCAATTGCCAAGGGCAATTGTATACTGTTGAACAATTGAAAGAAGCACAAATGCCTTGTATTTTACATTGGAACCAGAACCACTTTGTTGTATTATTTAAGATTAGTAAAAAAGAAGTTTTTTGCATTGCAGACCCAGGAAAAGGATTGCTAAAATTAACTTTCGAAGACTTTTGTAGACATTGGATTAGTACAGAACAGCAAGGAACGAGGGGGACTGTGTTATTGCTGACTCCTACAGAAAAGCTGGAAAACTTTCATATAGACAAATATCACTCAAACAAATCCAAGCATGTTTTGTGGAAATACATATTGAAATATAGGTATTTGTACATTATGTTATTATTGGGGCTATTTGTCGGTAGTCTCTTGCAACTTGTCTTGCCATTCCTTACCCAATCCATCGTGGATGTTGGTATCAAGAACCAAAACATAGGATTCGTTTGGCTTATACTGTTGGGACAGTTAATGCTCACAATCAGTAGAACGGCTATTGACTTTATCCGCAGATGGCTGTTGCTCCACATATCACTGCGCATCAACATATCGTTGGTGAGCGACTTCTTCATCAAGCTATTGAAGTTGCCGATGTCTTTCTTTGACACGAAACTCATGGGCGACTTGATGCAGAGAATGAACGACCATAGTCGAGTAAATACTTTCTTGACACAGCAGACTCTCAACATAACTTTTGTAATATTCACCTTTGTGGTGTTCTCATTGGTTCTGTTCTTCTACAACAAATTGGTGTTTGTCATCTTCTTGTTGGGAAGCATCCTCTATGGTGTATGGATGACCTTGTTTTTGAAACGAAGAAAGGTTCTTGATTATGAACTGTTTGAGCAGCAAGCCATCAATAATAACAAGACTTATGAATTTATCACTTCTATGCAGGAAATCAAATTACAGGGTTGTGAGCAACGCAGAAGATGGGAATGGGAGGACACACAAGCTGACTTGTTCGGCGTGCAGATGAAGTCGCTCAAACTCCAACAGACTCAGGAGGCAGGAAGCATCTTTATTAATGAGGTGAAGAACATCATCATTACGGTAGTCGCTGCAACCGCCGTGATTCATGGGCAAATGACACTCGGTATGATGCTTGCCGTGCAATACATCATCGGACAGCTCAACTCACCAGTGGAGCAACTGATGAACTTCTTCTATTCTCTACAAGATGTGAAGATTAGCTTGGAGCGAATCAACGAGATTCACCAGATGGATGATGAGAATGGAAAGGAAGGCTTGCTAACTTCTATTGAAGATAAGAATGAGGGCATTGACATCAAGAACATCATGTTCAAGTACGACCCACATGCTTTGCGCAAAACCATAGACGATGTGAGCATTCACATTCCGCAAGGTAAGGTAACAGCCATCGTTGGCGCATCTGGCAGTGGAAAGACCACCCTCATCCGTTTGATGCTTGGTTACTATCCTGTCTTGGAAGGACAAATCAACATAGGCAATACAGACATCAACAAGCTCAACAAGAAATGGTGGCGCAGACAATGTGGCGTTGTGATGCAGGAAGGTGTCATCTTCTCGGAGAGTATCGCACGTAACATAGCCGTTGATGATGGTGACATAGACAAGGAACGGTTGCTAAAAGCAGCCGAGATAGCTTGTATCAAGGATTATGTGATGGCTTTGCCTCTGAAGTTCAACACCAAGATTGGACGTGATGGCGTGGGACTGAGCCAGGGACAGAAACAACGCATCTTGATAGCGAGGGCGGTGTATAAGAATCCTGACTATATCTTCCTTGACGAGGCAACCAACTCGCTAGATGCTAACAACGAGAGAAGCATCGTGGAGAACTTGGATAAGTTCTACAAGGGCAAGACTGTTGTGATTGTGGCTCATCGCCTGAGTACGGTGAAGAATGCCGACCAAATTGTGGTCATCGACCATGGAAATGTGGTTGAAGTTGGCAATCATGAATCGCTGACAGCCAAGCGAGGAGCATACTATAATCTTGTGAAGAATCAGTTGGAATTGGGAAACTAAAATGCTTTTGACATGGAACAGAAAGAAAAAGAAACAGATAATATCGAGTTGAGAAGCGAGAAGGTGAGGAACGTGATAGGCAAGGTTCCTCCTCGCCTCGTCAGCTTGGGAACGGTTGTCATTACGATAATAGTCCTCGCCCTCGCAGTTGCTTTCTACAAGATACCTTATCCTATATCCATAGAGGCTAATGGTGAGGTCATCAATCAAAGAACAGTGCAAGTGTTTGTGCCATACAAGTATTTGTATCTTTTCAATGAGCCAAGGACGGCTCATGTATCTTTCGAGGGCAACGATAATGCATCTTATAACTGCGACATCACAAGCCATAAAGCCAGGCTCATACATAGGGAAGATGGTAACTATTTTATGGCTATAGCCACTGTGAGTACACAGGGACAAAAGTCCCCTGTGTTGCAAAAGTACATGAAAGCCGATGTCAGAATCATCGTCAGCAACAAAACGTTATGGCAGCAGGTATTCGGATAAGCTATATCCGAATACTGCTGTTTGTTTTTGGATACATATTGTTGGTAAGCATCAGATTTAACTCAAAAAGTTCTAAATTCCGTAAATTTCTCCTTGCTAGTTATGGGATATTTAGAAAATTGTCGTATCTTTGTCCCCGAATTGAGGCGTTCTTTGCATATTGCAAAATACAGAAACGAGCAGAAGTCCGCTCGTTTCCATATTGTTACCTATATAATATAGGCAAACGCCCAACTTCTTGATTTTCAATCAAAGTCCAATTTAGAGCGAGTTAGTTTTTTTAACGAAATTCGGAATCAGAGGCTGCTGAAAATCGACCCTTATCGCCACCCGAAATTTGGTGGTATCAGAATTTCATTGTACCTTTGCACCGGCATTCAGAAGAAAGGCGCCTGATGACAACGAGAACAAGAACACCAATAACAGAAAAGCGGGTGTGCCATAGTCATTATCCTGACTTATAACAAACCCGCTTATATATAAAAGCCATCTTACAGATTGAACCTCAAGCCAAATTGAAGATTGAAATTCAGCTTCTTATCCTTGAAGGTATTCTCTATATCGCTTCCGTTGTCGAAGTAATACTTGGCGCCCGGCTCGATGTATAAGCCCAGACTTGGCGAGATGTCATATTGCGCACCGAGCGAAGCCTTCCCGGAGAATTGCACTTTGTCTCGCTTGGCATCCTGCTTTTTGGTTCCATCTTCGTCGGTATCATTCTTCACGTTGTAAGCTGCCTCGGCGCCAGCCATCACGTAGGCATGGAAGCCGCCACTCCTCCACAATTCATAATTCAAGCCTACCGGGATGCCTACATAATGAAGCACCTGATGAACATTGTAGTCATTGTTTGGAGCATACGGATAGAAATCGGAAGAGGTGCGGGTATAAACCACGCCCGTGCTCAACAACAAGCGAGGAGCCACGCCAAAGGCTATCTGCATGCCCACGGATACTGGAGCATGATGCTTCGCCTTTCCCTGCGGCGATTTCTGGAGTGCCTTATAGGCTGCCGCCATCAGATAATCCACGTCGTTGCTTCCACCCACCGAAGGGGCGGGATATACGCCTGGCATCGGATCTGCCATCACTCCCGAATCAGAATAACGATTGGCGATGTTACTGCCGGAATTGACACTCCCCATTCCTGCACCCAGATTTTCGGCATAGAGCTTCATCGATACTCCCGCCACTTCGCTATTCCTGGAGAAATGATAAGAAGAGGATGAATTTGGTTCAGCGTGACTCTGCGCTGATTCTGCTGATTTGTATTTCGAAGCAACCAGCGGAGCCTCATCCGAAGCAACAGCTACCATTGTTTCGCCTTCATCATTCATGGGTGCAGCTGATTGAACTGGCACAGAGGCGTAATCGGAAGAAAGCAGAGAAGCTGCCGATGAAGCAGCCTTTTGCCTACTCTTGGAATCTGCGGATTTGATATCAGCAGCAAGCAGCGGAACTTGCTTCGAATGAGAGGAAGATGCTGCCGACAGAGAGGGAGATGCTGATGACAGAGAGGGAGATGCTGCCGACAGAGAGGAAGATGCTGCTGATGATGCAGATGAAGCTTCTGATGACGCCAGGGATGCCAACTGTGCATTGCCCTGCTCCACATCCTCCTGATGCAGATAAACATAGCTTCCACCTATTCCAAGCAAGGCCACGGCGGCTGCGGCTGCCGACCATCGTTTCAACGTGACAACCCGGGCTTTCGATTCCTTCTCCACCCTTTTGACAGGATGATTTTCAGGAACCCCATTCTCCCCTGCTACAGGCTGATTCTGAGCAAGCGATTGTGCAATGCCAGCCCACAAGTCGTGCTTGACAGGCTCCTGATAGTCTGTCATCTGATCTCGAAGTTTGCTTGTCCAATCCTTGTTACTCATATTCTTTCTCGTTTAATGTATTCAAATAATCGTTTATTTTCTTTGCCAAGAGCTTTTTGGCTCTCAGATATTGCGAAGCTGAGGAGCTTTCCTTGATGCCTAGCTGCTCGGCGATTTCCTTGTGGCTGCGCTGCTCAAACACAAACATGTTGAGCACCAGGCGATAGCCCTCGGGCAATTCGCCTATCATCCTCGTTAATTCTGCAGGCGGCACCCGTTCTACCTCAGGATCCTCGTCTGGAACCTCTTCCGGAACCTCATCCACAAAGGTGAGTCGGGACTGCTTCCTCGTCATACTGATGGCTTCGTTCACCACGATGCGGAGGAGCCATGCCTTCAGCGAACCCTCGCCCCGGAAATCGAAACTGGCGATGTTGGAGAAAAACTTCACGAAACTCTCC
The Segatella copri DNA segment above includes these coding regions:
- a CDS encoding carboxypeptidase-like regulatory domain-containing protein, giving the protein MRRFLFLMMLACFCNCTFAQSVVTGVVRDTTGTNLEGVIVRINADKATLGFARTAENGSYKITFKTDAKQITITAEAIGYEKAKKEIKNLSQACNFNLKEKSTALKEVVVKAPAIYQRGDTLSYNLASYIGKNDYTLKDAMKKLPGIEVGDKGSIKYLGKEISNFYINGMDLLGGRYNIATTNIPASFVNSVQVLNNHQAVKADKDVFSDNVAINVNMSNKAKFKPVGSYGVSLGAGKHTLYEVNGAGMLFKSNFQMLASLKAGNISQFALNEGTNHFDSKETVSTVSSLLGNISASTPPIEVDRYASPTDRLLSFNILRKIRKDVTIKGNVGYSYAKSQYDYSLTRSYTDAENNIVISQAYSPLSSVHRPSIQLEYKDNSDKTYLVNTLSGVGSFLTSELPTRENGTLFNQKQTMREFFLNNKFSTLWHHKDLRWSLTSVVSYQGSPMGKVALDKETKDAVVQNANGQSFRTENTLSLSKKHRNSRIYLPILLNYYMDKVQTTLHPMDESNDVSMQNLRVALAPQYEYSHFQYRYVLRLEVPVRMDYIAHRDHMIASSSGSWYFSVCPSMYCNYKLTSRSVLRTNIFYARTFGDILDFLKSPVRIDDTSMKMGSGILADNKSLNASLHYDYKIPLKMWFFNADILYNQERSNILASQDASNTLVTMSKVYAPNTAKSLIGQVGITKFIESIKTKISLNGGYQWRRQMTLQNGYQQKYTWKSLTFSPYLTSQPCKYVELDYNGMFAKTYLYAAYQNDSYLSQQHKVSLKIMPFDGFVFDTSTDIVKNELTKDVTKTMALLDMGLSYRKKAVKVSLDIRNILNQHQYGYTIYNSVNTFTYNYQLRGRECVCSVKLTI
- a CDS encoding peptidase domain-containing ABC transporter, which encodes MQCGAACLAMIVNSYGVKCSLEYVSQMLHIGKNGVSMFAITEAANEIGFNCQGQLYTVEQLKEAQMPCILHWNQNHFVVLFKISKKEVFCIADPGKGLLKLTFEDFCRHWISTEQQGTRGTVLLLTPTEKLENFHIDKYHSNKSKHVLWKYILKYRYLYIMLLLGLFVGSLLQLVLPFLTQSIVDVGIKNQNIGFVWLILLGQLMLTISRTAIDFIRRWLLLHISLRINISLVSDFFIKLLKLPMSFFDTKLMGDLMQRMNDHSRVNTFLTQQTLNITFVIFTFVVFSLVLFFYNKLVFVIFLLGSILYGVWMTLFLKRRKVLDYELFEQQAINNNKTYEFITSMQEIKLQGCEQRRRWEWEDTQADLFGVQMKSLKLQQTQEAGSIFINEVKNIIITVVAATAVIHGQMTLGMMLAVQYIIGQLNSPVEQLMNFFYSLQDVKISLERINEIHQMDDENGKEGLLTSIEDKNEGIDIKNIMFKYDPHALRKTIDDVSIHIPQGKVTAIVGASGSGKTTLIRLMLGYYPVLEGQINIGNTDINKLNKKWWRRQCGVVMQEGVIFSESIARNIAVDDGDIDKERLLKAAEIACIKDYVMALPLKFNTKIGRDGVGLSQGQKQRILIARAVYKNPDYIFLDEATNSLDANNERSIVENLDKFYKGKTVVIVAHRLSTVKNADQIVVIDHGNVVEVGNHESLTAKRGAYYNLVKNQLELGN
- a CDS encoding outer membrane beta-barrel protein, whose translation is MSNKDWTSKLRDQMTDYQEPVKHDLWAGIAQSLAQNQPVAGENGVPENHPVKRVEKESKARVVTLKRWSAAAAAVALLGIGGSYVYLHQEDVEQGNAQLASLASSEASSASSAASSSLSAASPSLSSASPSLSAASSSHSKQVPLLAADIKSADSKSRQKAASSAASLLSSDYASVPVQSAAPMNDEGETMVAVASDEAPLVASKYKSAESAQSHAEPNSSSSYHFSRNSEVAGVSMKLYAENLGAGMGSVNSGSNIANRYSDSGVMADPMPGVYPAPSVGGSNDVDYLMAAAYKALQKSPQGKAKHHAPVSVGMQIAFGVAPRLLLSTGVVYTRTSSDFYPYAPNNDYNVHQVLHYVGIPVGLNYELWRSGGFHAYVMAGAEAAYNVKNDTDEDGTKKQDAKRDKVQFSGKASLGAQYDISPSLGLYIEPGAKYYFDNGSDIENTFKDKKLNFNLQFGLRFNL
- a CDS encoding RNA polymerase sigma factor, with amino-acid sequence METEKQLLDDVKGGSQAAMHRLYERYVGYAMAVALRYVPLRDDAEDVVQESFVKFFSNIASFDFRGEGSLKAWLLRIVVNEAISMTRKQSRLTFVDEVPEEVPDEDPEVERVPPAELTRMIGELPEGYRLVLNMFVFEQRSHKEIAEQLGIKESSSASQYLRAKKLLAKKINDYLNTLNEKEYE